In Cydia pomonella isolate Wapato2018A chromosome 1, ilCydPomo1, whole genome shotgun sequence, one genomic interval encodes:
- the LOC133524942 gene encoding UDP-xylose and UDP-N-acetylglucosamine transporter-like, which produces MYIKSTVTKVFVSCCSSAFLMEILMTKAPECATLITFLQAFFISLQGFIFTTKFGTVKPSIPIKQYIILVVLFFITNVANNYVYSLHVPSTLHMIIRSASSPVSMLVSWYMLNRIPKPTRAVGSVLISAGVALALYGGATIEQERGTFVYWCIGVVILLATLVTGAFTGLQQEMLYATHGKHPEEMLFYTHALPLVMFLFITPHLYNTAFTLDLETWLIIALNIISQFFCTQSVHQLATKESSVTVTFILTLRKFVSLLLSSLVFKNNVTILHVAGTVLVAVGTYVYFDFFVWKQRPVKYKE; this is translated from the exons atgtatattaagaGCACAGTGACTAAAGTGTTCGTATCATGTTGCTCTAGTGCCTTTTTGATGGAAATTTTGATGACGAAAGCACCGGAATGTGCTACTTTAATAACGTTTTTACAGGCTTTCTTTATATCTTTACAAGGTTTTATATTCACCACGAAATTCGGCACG GTGAAACCCTCAATACCTATTAAGCAATACATAATTCTGGTAGTGTTGTTTTTTATTACTAATGTAGCTAATAACTATGTGTACTCACTGCATGTACCATCAACCCTGCACATGATCATTAG ATCAGCGTCTTCACCCGTGAGCATGCTAGTATCCTGGTACATGTTGAATCGCATCCCAAAGCCGACTAGAGCTGTGGGCTCCGTCCTCATCAGTGCAGGGGTGGCACTGGCGTTGTATGGCGGCGCCACAATTGAGCAGGAGAGAGGCACTTTCGTGTATTGGTGCATTG GTGTGGTGATATTGCTGGCTACGCTGGTGACAGGAGCGTTTACTGGCCTGCAGCAGGAAATGTTGTATGCCACGCATGGAAAGCACCCTGAGGAG ATGCTGTTCTACACTCACGCATTACCGCTCGTAATGTTTTTATTCATCACCCCACACCTATACAATACAGCATTTACCCTAGACCTAGAAACCTGGCTTATAATAGCCCTAAATATAATATCTCAATTTTTCTGCACTCAATCCGTCCACCAGCTAGCCACGAAAGAGTCTTCAGTCACAGTGACTTTTATATTAACGTTAAGAAAATTCGTATCACTATTACTGTCTTCGTTAGTTTTTAAGAATAATGTGACAATTTTACATGTTGCGGGTACAGTGTTGGTTGCTGTCGGTACGTATGTGTATTTCGACTTTTTTGTGTGGAAACAGAGACCTGTTAAATATAAGGAATAG